In a genomic window of Rhodovulum sp. P5:
- the bchL gene encoding ferredoxin:protochlorophyllide reductase (ATP-dependent) iron-sulfur ATP-binding protein, whose protein sequence is MSPRDEIPVLKGEDGEGSVQVHQDESMKIEGAKVFSVYGKGGIGKSTTSSNLSVAFSMLGKRVLQIGCDPKHDSTFTLTGHLQPTVIDVLKEVDFHPEELRPEDFVTPGFNGVQCVEAGGPPAGTGCGGYVVGQTVKLLKQHHMLEDTDVVIFDVLGDVVCGGFAAPLQHADRAVIVTANDFDSIYAMNRIIAAVQAKSKNYNVRLAGCIANRSEDTDQVDKYCDRVGFKRLAHMPLVDAIRRSRLMKKTLFEMPDDQDIVECRAEYVRLAETLWNGTDPLAPAPLPDREIFELLGFD, encoded by the coding sequence ATGAGCCCCAGAGATGAAATTCCCGTGCTGAAGGGCGAGGACGGCGAAGGCTCCGTCCAGGTCCATCAGGACGAAAGCATGAAGATCGAGGGGGCCAAGGTCTTCTCTGTCTACGGCAAGGGCGGGATCGGCAAGTCGACCACCTCGTCGAACCTCAGCGTCGCGTTTTCCATGCTGGGCAAGCGCGTGCTGCAAATCGGCTGTGACCCCAAACACGACTCGACCTTCACGCTGACGGGCCACCTGCAACCCACGGTCATCGACGTTCTGAAAGAGGTGGATTTCCACCCCGAGGAACTGCGCCCCGAGGATTTCGTGACGCCCGGCTTCAACGGCGTGCAATGTGTCGAGGCCGGCGGCCCGCCCGCGGGCACCGGCTGCGGCGGCTATGTGGTTGGCCAGACCGTGAAGCTGTTGAAGCAGCATCACATGCTGGAAGACACCGATGTGGTGATCTTCGACGTCCTTGGTGACGTCGTCTGCGGCGGGTTCGCCGCGCCCCTGCAGCATGCCGACCGCGCGGTGATCGTCACCGCCAACGATTTCGACTCGATCTACGCGATGAACCGGATCATCGCCGCGGTGCAGGCGAAGTCGAAAAACTACAACGTGCGGCTTGCCGGCTGCATCGCCAACCGGTCCGAGGACACCGATCAGGTGGACAAGTATTGCGACCGGGTGGGCTTCAAGCGGCTGGCGCATATGCCGCTGGTCGACGCGATCCGCCGCTCTCGCCTGATGAAGAAGACGCTGTTCGAGATGCCCGACGATCAGGACATCGTCGAGTGCCGCGCCGAATATGTCCGTCTGGCCGAGACGCTGTGGAACGGGACCGACCCGCTGGCCCCCGCGCCGCTGCCCGACCGCGAAATCTTTGAATTGCTTGGGTTCGATTGA